One stretch of Nocardia fluminea DNA includes these proteins:
- a CDS encoding response regulator — MHSDQETVRVVIVDDDQLVRMALRLVIDGEPDLIVVGEAADGDTAITVVDEQRPDVVLMDVRMPGRDGVDTTRYLRAEPAAPAVLVLTTFDSDELVLGALRAGALGFVLKDTPPARIADAVRAVAAGNPVLSPTVTARVIAAATGPGSAEARSASRDAARKRLAALSERELDTARAVADGLGNPEIAARLRVTVATVKAHTGNLFTKLGVANRVQIALLVRDAEH; from the coding sequence GTGCACAGTGATCAGGAGACGGTGCGCGTTGTCATCGTCGACGACGACCAGCTGGTGCGGATGGCGCTACGACTCGTCATCGACGGCGAGCCGGATCTGATCGTCGTCGGGGAGGCCGCCGACGGGGACACCGCGATCACGGTGGTGGACGAACAGCGACCGGACGTCGTCCTGATGGATGTGCGGATGCCCGGCCGCGACGGCGTCGACACCACCCGGTACCTGCGCGCCGAACCGGCCGCGCCTGCGGTACTCGTGCTGACCACCTTCGACTCCGACGAGCTGGTACTCGGTGCCCTGCGCGCCGGTGCCCTCGGCTTCGTCCTCAAGGACACCCCGCCCGCCCGGATCGCCGACGCGGTGCGCGCCGTCGCGGCCGGCAACCCGGTGCTCTCACCCACGGTCACGGCGCGGGTGATCGCCGCGGCCACCGGGCCGGGTTCGGCCGAAGCCCGCAGCGCCTCCCGCGACGCCGCGCGGAAACGACTGGCCGCGCTGTCCGAACGCGAACTCGACACCGCGCGAGCCGTCGCGGACGGACTGGGCAACCCGGAGATCGCCGCGCGATTACGGGTCACCGTCGCCACCGTCAAGGCGCACACCGGCAATCTGTTCACCAAGTTGGGCGTCGCCAACCGGGTCCAGATCGCGTTGTTGGTCCGCGACGCGGAACACTGA
- a CDS encoding LysR family transcriptional regulator codes for MTLPPGTPDLEVLDLLVSVAELGSLGAAARRHGVSQPAASMRISALERRLQVKLLDRAPTGSQLTDAGRAVVAHARTVLAAVTDLVNDVDRLRAAQAPRLRIAASKTIADHRIPHWLAALRTDHPEVVISLEVENSTQVADLVRDGTADLGFVEGPHPPAGLGSRVLGADDLVVVVAPEHPWANRKSPVTLTELARTALLWREPGSGTRETVWDLLATAAPPASPAAELGSTGAIVAAARTGMAPAVLSRLIAAPDLVTGTLVEVPSADAVRLTRKFRAIWRRNTPPSGPGELLVDRAARLEIARGAVVELTTETAPSPVEGAR; via the coding sequence ATGACCCTGCCGCCCGGAACCCCCGACCTGGAGGTCCTCGATCTGCTCGTGTCGGTGGCCGAGCTGGGCAGTCTGGGCGCCGCCGCCCGCAGACACGGGGTCAGCCAGCCGGCCGCGAGCATGCGGATCAGCGCGCTGGAACGCCGCCTGCAGGTGAAACTGCTCGACCGCGCGCCGACCGGTTCCCAACTCACCGACGCCGGTCGCGCCGTCGTCGCCCATGCGCGCACCGTCCTGGCCGCCGTCACCGACCTCGTGAACGACGTCGACCGGCTGCGTGCCGCGCAAGCCCCGCGCCTGCGCATCGCCGCCTCCAAAACCATTGCCGACCACCGCATTCCCCATTGGCTCGCCGCCCTGCGCACCGATCACCCCGAAGTCGTGATCTCCCTCGAAGTGGAGAACTCCACCCAGGTCGCCGACCTCGTGCGGGACGGCACCGCGGATCTCGGCTTCGTCGAAGGCCCGCACCCGCCGGCGGGCCTCGGCAGCCGCGTGCTCGGCGCCGACGACCTCGTCGTCGTCGTGGCACCCGAACATCCGTGGGCGAACCGCAAGTCCCCGGTCACGCTCACCGAACTGGCACGCACCGCCTTGCTGTGGCGCGAACCCGGCTCGGGCACTCGCGAGACCGTGTGGGATCTGCTGGCCACCGCGGCCCCACCCGCGAGCCCGGCCGCGGAACTCGGGTCGACCGGCGCGATCGTGGCCGCTGCCCGCACCGGCATGGCACCCGCGGTCCTGAGCCGCTTGATCGCCGCACCGGACCTCGTCACCGGCACCCTGGTGGAGGTCCCCTCTGCCGACGCCGTCCGCCTGACCCGCAAATTTCGCGCGATCTGGCGCCGCAACACCCCACCGTCCGGGCCCGGTGAACTGCTCGTGGACCGAGCCGCGCGCTTGGAAATCGCCCGTGGCGCGGTGGTGGAACTCACCACGGAGACCGCCCCGTCACCGGTCGAGGGCGCCCGATAA
- a CDS encoding sensor histidine kinase, with translation MDTDGAARLGAWQQTWRLTAAAGLGAVFWLTVAATLPPGCAADTCSWLVTGDPLIALGCLTVLLWRRRFPFTVALLVVIASAASALATGAALLALCSLSTRRRPVEIGVVVVAYVTAAQFTEDLYPIATLPAPIWLQLALPLSSAGIAVATGVAIDARRVEVRSLRDRADSAEREQAARAAQAQATERNRIAREMHDVLAHRISLVAMQAGVLDHRDDLSAEEKRTLIQGIADGSRRALEELRDVLGVLRADPDRPEPPQPTLDRIPELVADARSSGLDVTLATTVTATPPETVGRTGYRVIQEGLTNAAKHAPAAQVHITVDGTPGGELHVSVRNSAAALAVARPPASGFGLLGLAERISLAGGTLDHHRTTDNGYVLTAQLPWPQHDPEKRA, from the coding sequence GTGGACACCGACGGCGCCGCACGACTCGGGGCATGGCAGCAGACCTGGCGGCTGACGGCGGCCGCGGGACTCGGCGCAGTATTCTGGCTCACTGTCGCCGCGACGCTGCCGCCGGGCTGCGCGGCCGATACGTGTTCCTGGTTGGTCACCGGTGATCCGCTGATCGCACTCGGCTGCCTGACAGTGCTGCTGTGGCGGCGGCGGTTCCCGTTCACTGTCGCCCTGCTGGTCGTGATCGCCTCGGCCGCATCGGCGCTCGCCACCGGCGCCGCGCTGCTGGCACTGTGTTCGCTGTCCACTCGCCGCCGTCCGGTCGAGATCGGAGTTGTCGTCGTGGCGTATGTGACCGCGGCGCAGTTCACCGAAGACCTGTACCCGATCGCCACGCTGCCCGCCCCGATCTGGCTGCAACTGGCGCTGCCGCTGTCGAGCGCCGGGATCGCGGTGGCAACCGGCGTGGCCATCGACGCCCGTCGCGTCGAAGTGCGATCGCTGCGGGACCGCGCCGACAGCGCCGAACGCGAACAGGCCGCCAGGGCGGCACAGGCACAGGCCACCGAACGCAACCGGATCGCCCGAGAAATGCACGATGTACTCGCGCACCGGATCTCGCTGGTGGCCATGCAAGCCGGCGTCCTGGATCACCGCGACGACCTCTCGGCCGAGGAGAAGCGCACGCTGATCCAGGGGATCGCCGACGGTTCCCGCCGAGCGCTGGAAGAACTCCGCGACGTCCTCGGTGTCCTGCGCGCCGACCCGGACCGGCCCGAGCCGCCGCAACCCACCCTGGACCGGATCCCGGAGCTGGTCGCCGACGCCCGGTCGTCGGGCCTGGATGTCACGCTCGCCACCACGGTGACCGCCACGCCACCCGAGACCGTAGGACGGACCGGCTATCGGGTAATTCAGGAAGGGCTCACCAATGCCGCGAAACACGCTCCGGCCGCGCAGGTCCACATCACCGTGGACGGGACGCCCGGCGGCGAACTGCACGTCAGCGTCCGCAATTCGGCGGCCGCCCTCGCCGTCGCCCGGCCGCCGGCCTCGGGCTTCGGTCTCCTCGGCCTCGCCGAACGAATCTCCCTCGCCGGCGGAACTCTCGACCACCATCGCACGACCGACAACGGGTACGTTCTCACCGCGCAGCTTCCCTGGCCGCAGCACGACCCCGAGAAAAGAGCTTGA
- a CDS encoding KOW domain-containing RNA-binding protein, producing MGFTDYSPGDVVYFPAGPFSGICGVVREVDARRAELRIEFGEGTVHREGNVLRERRHKLTVGFDEVELV from the coding sequence GTGGGGTTTACCGACTACAGCCCGGGCGACGTCGTCTATTTTCCGGCGGGCCCGTTCAGTGGCATCTGTGGGGTCGTCCGGGAGGTCGACGCGCGCCGGGCCGAGCTGCGGATCGAGTTCGGCGAGGGCACCGTCCATCGTGAAGGGAATGTCCTGCGCGAGCGCCGGCACAAGCTGACGGTCGGATTCGACGAGGTCGAACTGGTCTGA
- a CDS encoding YdcF family protein yields MRKRTRLTLATGVGLMLWGEWANWRASRRGVGPPRSGQEAVVVLGYRNTGARANGMNRWRVRAGLRSIDPRAETRLVLCGGACAGPETEAALMGRYAVETRGYEGELVLEESSRSTWENIAFAIPYLKDVDRIKIISLPTHAETARAYLAEQSPELAARLVPGREYRFGEWMPLKPVFALYGVAKKLRARFGPDRGA; encoded by the coding sequence GTGCGGAAACGAACCCGGCTGACTCTCGCCACCGGTGTCGGACTGATGCTGTGGGGCGAATGGGCGAACTGGCGCGCCTCCCGTCGGGGCGTCGGCCCCCCGCGCTCAGGGCAGGAGGCCGTGGTGGTCCTCGGGTACCGCAACACCGGTGCGCGTGCCAACGGCATGAACCGGTGGCGTGTGCGTGCCGGTCTCCGTTCCATCGATCCGCGCGCCGAGACGCGCCTGGTCCTGTGCGGGGGCGCGTGCGCGGGCCCGGAGACCGAAGCCGCGCTGATGGGCCGCTACGCCGTGGAAACCCGCGGGTACGAGGGCGAACTCGTGTTGGAGGAGTCGAGCCGATCCACCTGGGAGAACATCGCCTTCGCGATCCCGTACCTGAAGGACGTCGACCGGATCAAGATCATCTCGTTGCCGACCCACGCCGAGACCGCACGCGCCTACCTCGCCGAACAGAGCCCGGAACTGGCCGCCCGTCTGGTCCCTGGCCGCGAGTACCGCTTCGGCGAATGGATGCCCCTGAAACCGGTGTTCGCCCTCTACGGCGTGGCGAAGAAACTGCGCGCCCGCTTCGGTCCCGATCGCGGTGCCTGA
- a CDS encoding alpha/beta hydrolase: MNRQRNLSLLAVLGLTGALAGAPIVGAEPAEDPPAQVRWGACPEGVEDPATGPAQLQCATVPVPLNYSEPEGSQIEIMISRLASKNPDKRRGVLLLNPGGPGGAGLDQPAFLAAQGLPADVLDSYDVIGMDTRGVGHSAPVSCGFTDDQAYFGNIPPYAVNDAAVTERAAVAQGVAEQCAANDHEGRLRFVSTANMARDLDRIRAALGEDKASFLGYSYGTALGAAYASMFPRQADRIVLDSNIGDTYLDHEGMRLYGLGMEETFPDFAKWAADRHDTYGLGRTPEQVRRTYLTLAERLDANPVDGMDGNLFRFGTFFTLYRPALYAPAAESWRSLLETGHPGPAGGRPPGTGAASPNDNAWSVFLAVTCNDAEWPEDIGTYQRAVAEDRERHPLYGAAAANVMPCAYWKLGPSEPPVRIDDTGPADVLIVQNQRDPVTPLRGGELLDEKFGQRSRLVSVDGSGHGVYVLGANSCVSDVVTGYLVDGTMLENDMTCRAN; this comes from the coding sequence ATGAATCGACAACGGAACCTGAGCCTGCTGGCCGTGCTCGGTCTCACCGGAGCACTGGCCGGGGCGCCCATCGTGGGGGCGGAACCGGCCGAAGACCCTCCAGCGCAGGTGCGGTGGGGCGCATGTCCGGAGGGGGTCGAAGATCCTGCGACGGGGCCGGCCCAGTTGCAGTGCGCCACCGTGCCGGTGCCCTTGAACTACAGCGAGCCGGAGGGCTCGCAGATCGAGATCATGATCTCGCGGCTCGCGAGTAAGAACCCGGACAAGCGTCGTGGAGTGTTGTTGCTCAACCCCGGCGGTCCGGGTGGTGCGGGGTTGGACCAGCCCGCGTTCCTGGCTGCTCAGGGGCTGCCCGCCGATGTGCTGGACAGCTATGACGTGATCGGGATGGATACGCGCGGAGTAGGGCATTCGGCACCGGTGAGCTGCGGGTTCACCGATGATCAAGCGTACTTCGGCAATATCCCGCCCTATGCGGTGAACGATGCGGCGGTCACCGAGCGAGCCGCGGTCGCCCAGGGGGTCGCCGAGCAGTGCGCGGCCAACGACCACGAGGGCCGGTTGCGCTTCGTGTCGACGGCGAACATGGCCCGTGACCTGGACCGGATCCGGGCGGCGCTGGGTGAGGACAAGGCCAGTTTCCTCGGTTACTCCTACGGCACCGCGCTGGGCGCCGCCTACGCCTCGATGTTCCCGCGGCAGGCCGACCGCATCGTGCTCGACAGCAATATCGGCGACACCTACCTCGACCACGAGGGGATGCGCCTGTACGGCCTCGGCATGGAGGAGACGTTTCCCGATTTCGCGAAGTGGGCTGCCGACCGCCACGACACCTACGGGCTCGGCCGCACACCGGAACAGGTGCGGCGGACGTACCTCACCCTCGCCGAGCGCCTCGACGCGAACCCCGTGGACGGGATGGACGGCAACCTCTTCCGGTTCGGCACCTTCTTCACGCTCTACCGCCCGGCGTTGTACGCGCCCGCGGCCGAAAGCTGGAGATCGCTGCTCGAAACCGGTCATCCCGGGCCCGCGGGCGGCCGTCCGCCGGGCACCGGCGCGGCTTCGCCGAACGATAACGCCTGGTCGGTCTTTTTGGCGGTGACCTGCAACGACGCCGAGTGGCCGGAGGACATCGGGACCTACCAGCGTGCCGTCGCCGAGGACCGGGAACGGCACCCGCTCTACGGCGCGGCCGCCGCGAACGTCATGCCCTGTGCCTACTGGAAGCTCGGGCCGTCCGAGCCGCCGGTGCGCATCGACGACACCGGCCCGGCCGATGTGCTGATCGTGCAGAACCAGCGCGACCCGGTCACCCCGCTACGCGGCGGCGAACTGCTCGACGAGAAGTTCGGTCAGCGGTCCCGGCTGGTCTCTGTCGACGGCAGCGGGCACGGGGTCTATGTTCTCGGCGCCAACTCCTGCGTGTCCGACGTCGTCACCGGCTACCTGGTGGACGGCACCATGCTTGAGAACGACATGACCTGTCGCGCGAACTAG
- a CDS encoding ADP-ribosylglycohydrolase family protein, producing MRRLPEWTMIAPGMLNSDPAFDSLQGLSVGDALGAQFFVPGSSVPDLLAGRLPSAPWPWTDDTEMACSVYAEIYERGSVDRDALARAFAQRCEPYRGYGPGTVVVLHEIRDGRPWSEAAGAVFGGLGSWGNGAAMRVAPLGAHFADDLDRAAAQAALSAEITHRHPEAIVGAMAVAVAAAHAAKTREKSCAPDQLLRVVEPYLVDGLTARGIRRAGELLGCTVAEAAYELGNGAQVSAQDTVPFTLWAAATYLGDFPRAVTACVEAGGDVDTTAAIVGGIVAAHTGLEKGGATRGIPQEWLAAREALPGWVFGAQRARALQRPS from the coding sequence TTGCGGCGTCTGCCCGAATGGACGATGATCGCACCCGGCATGCTGAATTCCGATCCCGCTTTCGACAGTCTTCAAGGGCTCTCCGTCGGTGATGCGCTGGGTGCGCAGTTCTTCGTTCCCGGCAGTTCCGTTCCTGACCTTCTCGCAGGTCGACTGCCATCGGCGCCGTGGCCATGGACCGACGACACCGAAATGGCGTGTTCGGTGTACGCGGAAATCTACGAGCGTGGCAGCGTGGATCGTGACGCACTCGCGCGCGCGTTCGCACAGCGGTGCGAACCGTATCGTGGCTACGGGCCCGGCACAGTTGTTGTGCTGCACGAGATTCGGGATGGGCGTCCCTGGAGCGAGGCGGCCGGTGCGGTCTTCGGCGGGCTCGGGTCGTGGGGGAACGGAGCCGCGATGCGAGTCGCGCCGCTCGGAGCGCATTTCGCCGATGACCTGGATCGGGCCGCGGCGCAGGCGGCGCTGTCCGCCGAGATCACCCACCGGCATCCGGAAGCGATCGTAGGGGCGATGGCAGTGGCGGTGGCCGCCGCCCACGCTGCGAAAACGCGGGAAAAGAGCTGTGCGCCAGATCAATTGCTGCGGGTAGTCGAGCCGTATCTGGTCGACGGGCTCACCGCGCGCGGGATCCGTCGAGCTGGCGAGCTGCTCGGTTGCACGGTCGCCGAAGCCGCCTACGAACTCGGCAACGGCGCCCAGGTCAGCGCTCAGGACACGGTGCCCTTCACCTTGTGGGCCGCCGCCACCTACCTGGGGGACTTTCCGCGCGCGGTCACCGCTTGTGTGGAAGCCGGTGGCGACGTCGACACCACCGCCGCGATCGTCGGCGGAATCGTGGCCGCTCACACCGGTCTCGAAAAGGGCGGCGCGACCCGCGGAATTCCCCAGGAGTGGCTCGCGGCACGAGAAGCGTTGCCCGGGTGGGTATTCGGTGCTCAGCGGGCGCGGGCGCTCCAGCGGCCGTCGTAG
- a CDS encoding 2-isopropylmalate synthase, translated as MTEFPTLTTPSGAVADGAPGWNRQRHSAMPSYRYRDVHQRVDVPVGHRDWPNARMTTAPLWVPVDLRDGNQALAEPMDPARKRRFFELLIAMGYKEIEVGYPSASQTDFDFVRLLAGTAIAAPDVTVVVFTPARRDLIERTVESVRGITNEVVIHLYTATAPVWREVVLGKDRAQLRELIVAGARDVLELAGDLPHVRFQFSPEVFNLTEPDFALEICDAVTELWQASAQRPVTLNLPATVEVATPNVYADQIEYMHRNLARRDGVILSVHPHNDRGTGIACAELAVLAGAQRVEGCVFGNGERTGNVDIATLALNLHAQGVDPMIDFSDIDEIRRTVEHCTRLPVHDRHPYVGDLVHTAFSGTHQDAIGKGMAEHRERAAAQGIAERASQWRVPYLPIDPADLGRSYDAVIRVNSQSGKGGIAYLLRTEYGLDLPRRLQIDLAKRVQRHTDDTGAEITAKELFTLFEQSYTAPDQRITLVRWQIAGGATEIVLDAHGSRRHSEHREVGPVEAVVAALAEAGHPIEILGLTQHSVDQGAGSTAASYVEYRAAERTGWAFGRDTSIVAASLAAVMNAANAPE; from the coding sequence ATGACCGAATTCCCCACTTTGACCACCCCCTCGGGCGCTGTCGCCGACGGCGCGCCCGGATGGAATCGGCAGCGCCACTCGGCAATGCCGTCGTATCGATACCGCGATGTCCATCAGCGCGTCGATGTCCCTGTCGGACATCGTGACTGGCCGAACGCGCGGATGACCACCGCGCCCCTGTGGGTCCCCGTCGACCTGCGTGACGGCAATCAGGCACTGGCCGAGCCGATGGACCCGGCGCGCAAACGCCGGTTCTTCGAACTGCTGATCGCCATGGGCTACAAGGAGATCGAGGTCGGCTATCCGTCCGCCTCACAGACCGATTTCGATTTCGTGCGTCTGCTGGCCGGAACCGCGATCGCCGCGCCGGACGTCACCGTCGTGGTGTTCACGCCGGCGCGGCGCGACCTGATCGAACGGACCGTCGAGTCGGTGCGCGGCATCACCAACGAGGTGGTGATCCACCTGTACACCGCCACCGCGCCGGTCTGGCGCGAGGTAGTCCTCGGCAAGGATCGTGCGCAACTGCGCGAGTTGATCGTCGCCGGTGCCCGCGATGTCCTGGAACTGGCGGGCGATCTGCCCCACGTGCGCTTCCAGTTCTCGCCGGAGGTGTTCAACCTGACCGAACCGGATTTCGCCCTCGAGATCTGCGACGCGGTCACCGAGCTGTGGCAGGCGAGCGCGCAGCGCCCGGTGACGCTGAATCTGCCTGCGACAGTGGAGGTCGCGACCCCGAACGTCTACGCCGACCAGATCGAATACATGCACCGCAACCTGGCTCGCCGCGACGGGGTGATCCTGTCGGTGCACCCACACAACGACCGGGGGACCGGAATCGCGTGCGCCGAGCTGGCCGTGCTGGCGGGCGCCCAACGCGTGGAAGGCTGCGTCTTCGGCAACGGCGAACGCACCGGCAACGTCGACATCGCCACACTGGCCCTGAATCTGCACGCCCAAGGCGTGGACCCGATGATCGACTTCTCCGACATCGACGAGATCCGCCGCACCGTCGAGCACTGCACCCGGCTGCCCGTGCACGACAGGCATCCCTATGTGGGCGATCTCGTCCATACCGCGTTCTCCGGTACGCATCAGGACGCGATCGGCAAGGGCATGGCCGAACATCGCGAGCGGGCAGCCGCCCAGGGCATCGCCGAGCGTGCATCACAGTGGCGGGTGCCCTATCTGCCCATCGACCCCGCCGACCTCGGCCGCTCCTACGACGCGGTGATCCGGGTCAACTCACAGTCCGGCAAGGGCGGTATCGCCTACCTGCTGCGCACCGAATACGGTCTGGACCTGCCCCGCCGCCTGCAGATCGACCTCGCGAAGCGGGTGCAGCGACACACCGACGACACCGGCGCGGAGATCACCGCCAAGGAACTGTTCACGCTGTTCGAGCAGTCCTACACCGCCCCCGATCAGCGGATCACGCTGGTGCGGTGGCAGATCGCCGGCGGCGCCACCGAGATCGTCCTCGACGCGCACGGCAGCCGACGGCATTCGGAGCACCGCGAGGTGGGCCCGGTCGAGGCCGTGGTCGCCGCACTCGCCGAGGCCGGTCATCCCATCGAGATCCTCGGCCTGACCCAGCACTCGGTGGACCAGGGTGCGGGCAGCACTGCCGCGAGCTACGTCGAATACCGGGCGGCGGAGCGCACCGGCTGGGCATTCGGGCGCGACACATCAATCGTCGCGGCGTCGCTGGCAGCGGTGATGAACGCCGCCAACGCGCCGGAATGA
- a CDS encoding FadR/GntR family transcriptional regulator produces the protein MVSQVRRQPLGAQAAELLLARIRAGEWPLGHRLPGETLLAAQLGVGRSTLREAIRELAGKGVLDSRQGAGVFVTALDVSEDWDVVLRGATIAAVIEARIAIEAEAAALAAQRRTPADLRAIRRALAGRRAEGQTVAAHVDADMAFHRAVIVAAHNDVLTQLFDSFLPRLRLAMIDMLELRPVRSEEADHCAHEQLAQAIADRTPTAAAEFSRTHLSALKEAFT, from the coding sequence GTGGTATCGCAGGTACGACGTCAGCCGTTGGGCGCCCAAGCGGCCGAGCTCCTGCTCGCGCGGATCCGCGCGGGCGAGTGGCCACTGGGTCATCGACTACCGGGTGAGACGCTCCTCGCCGCCCAACTGGGCGTCGGCCGATCGACGCTGCGCGAGGCGATCCGGGAACTCGCGGGCAAAGGCGTGCTCGACAGCAGGCAGGGCGCCGGAGTGTTCGTCACCGCCCTCGATGTTTCCGAGGACTGGGATGTCGTGCTGCGTGGCGCCACCATCGCCGCGGTGATCGAGGCACGCATCGCGATCGAAGCCGAGGCCGCGGCTCTGGCCGCGCAACGGCGCACGCCTGCCGATCTACGGGCCATCCGGCGCGCGCTCGCCGGCCGACGCGCCGAAGGCCAGACCGTCGCCGCGCACGTCGATGCCGATATGGCCTTTCACCGCGCGGTCATCGTGGCCGCGCACAACGACGTGCTCACCCAGCTGTTCGACAGCTTCCTGCCGCGCCTGCGCCTGGCCATGATCGACATGCTCGAGTTGCGCCCGGTCCGCTCCGAGGAGGCCGACCACTGCGCGCACGAGCAGCTCGCCCAGGCGATCGCCGACCGAACCCCCACGGCCGCCGCGGAATTCAGCCGCACGCACCTGTCCGCGCTGAAAGAGGCCTTCACGTGA
- a CDS encoding IclR family transcriptional regulator: MTVEIVTEPAPENLWTGSGRATGAPPTSMIERMTLILDAFDAATPTLTLLGLAERTGLPRSTVHRILDQMIRLRWLAHTPGGYRLGLRVLELGGLAAEQNELREVVGPLLYELSQRTGLVGHLAVLDGREVLFLDRSGGRSRVLIPTRVGGRLPAHSTAVGKALLATLEPGIAEAALRGNAVARTARTIVDRAELHRELARIRNRQGVAVDTEESLPGVGCVAVPIRGRGVAVAAISLSGTVNGERTALDTARLARALAEVAKEASRTLAPRHPH; the protein is encoded by the coding sequence ATGACGGTCGAGATCGTGACCGAGCCGGCGCCCGAGAACCTGTGGACCGGATCGGGCCGGGCGACCGGGGCACCGCCGACGTCGATGATCGAGCGGATGACGCTCATCCTGGACGCGTTCGACGCCGCCACACCCACGCTGACGCTGCTCGGGCTCGCCGAGCGCACCGGGCTGCCGCGCTCGACCGTGCATCGCATCCTCGATCAGATGATCCGGCTGCGCTGGCTCGCGCACACTCCCGGCGGCTATCGGCTCGGGCTGCGGGTGCTCGAACTCGGCGGGCTCGCGGCCGAGCAGAACGAACTGCGCGAAGTGGTGGGCCCGCTGCTCTACGAACTCAGTCAGCGCACCGGGCTGGTGGGACATCTCGCGGTGCTGGACGGGCGTGAGGTTCTGTTCCTGGATCGGTCGGGCGGCCGCAGCCGGGTGCTCATTCCGACCCGTGTCGGCGGCAGGTTGCCCGCGCATTCCACGGCGGTGGGCAAGGCGCTGCTGGCCACGCTGGAGCCCGGCATCGCCGAGGCCGCGCTCCGTGGCAATGCCGTGGCACGGACCGCGCGCACGATCGTCGACCGTGCCGAGCTGCATCGCGAACTCGCCCGCATCCGCAATCGTCAGGGCGTGGCTGTGGACACCGAGGAGTCACTGCCCGGCGTGGGTTGCGTGGCAGTGCCGATCCGGGGGCGCGGTGTCGCGGTGGCGGCGATCTCGTTGTCGGGCACGGTCAACGGTGAGCGCACCGCGCTCGACACCGCACGGCTGGCCCGGGCGCTGGCCGAGGTGGCCAAGGAAGCGTCGCGCACGCTGGCCCCCCGGCACCCGCACTAG
- a CDS encoding YeiH family protein yields the protein MNRAPALAPGLILAALLATLATPFGKALPMIGAPVLALGAGAVAGTVLRRKDATGATFGPGLEVARQRLLGLAIVLLGLGLPLGSVMSVGRETAAVLIGTLIVGGVAAFFVGRMLAVDKESATLIAVGTTICGASAIAAATAVLRPDKQRVAYALCTIFVFNVTAVLVYPPLGHALGLSQEAFGLWAGTAINDTSSVLAAGVIFGAGAAQFAVIVKMVRSLAIIPLCVGLHVGRRQIAEETELAPTSLRQAVPLFVILFLAASVIAGLGIVPAELTAPLATLSGWLIAAVLAAIGTSLSIARLRTAGLRPLILGGTLGLILGTTSLGLMYLTGWC from the coding sequence GTGAACCGCGCACCCGCTCTGGCTCCCGGCCTGATCCTCGCCGCGCTCCTGGCTACCCTGGCCACTCCGTTCGGCAAGGCGCTGCCGATGATCGGTGCCCCGGTGCTCGCGCTCGGTGCGGGTGCCGTGGCCGGGACGGTGCTGCGACGCAAGGACGCGACGGGCGCGACGTTCGGCCCCGGGCTCGAGGTCGCCCGGCAGCGTCTACTCGGACTGGCGATCGTGCTGCTGGGACTCGGACTGCCGCTCGGGTCGGTGATGAGTGTGGGGCGCGAGACGGCGGCAGTGCTGATCGGGACGCTGATCGTGGGCGGTGTGGCGGCGTTCTTCGTCGGGCGGATGCTCGCGGTCGACAAAGAGTCGGCGACTCTCATCGCCGTGGGCACGACGATCTGCGGGGCGTCCGCGATCGCCGCCGCCACCGCGGTCCTGCGCCCCGACAAGCAACGGGTCGCGTACGCGCTGTGCACCATCTTCGTCTTCAATGTCACCGCTGTGCTGGTGTATCCGCCGCTGGGCCACGCTCTCGGGCTGTCGCAGGAGGCGTTCGGGCTCTGGGCGGGTACCGCGATCAACGACACCTCGTCGGTGCTGGCCGCAGGCGTCATCTTCGGCGCGGGCGCGGCACAGTTCGCGGTGATCGTGAAAATGGTTCGCAGCCTGGCCATCATCCCGCTCTGTGTCGGCCTGCACGTCGGCCGCCGTCAGATCGCCGAGGAGACCGAGCTTGCCCCGACTTCCCTGCGCCAGGCAGTACCCCTGTTCGTGATCCTGTTCCTGGCCGCCTCCGTCATCGCGGGCCTCGGCATCGTCCCGGCCGAACTGACCGCCCCGCTCGCCACCCTCAGCGGCTGGCTCATCGCCGCCGTGCTCGCCGCCATCGGCACCTCACTGAGCATCGCCCGCCTGCGCACCGCCGGCCTCCGGCCTTTGATCCTCGGTGGCACCCTCGGCCTGATCCTCGGCACCACCAGCCTCGGCCTCATGTACCTGACCGGTTGGTGCTGA